A single genomic interval of Gemmatimonadetes bacterium SCN 70-22 harbors:
- a CDS encoding peptidase S10 — METSHVARIGGIEIRYTATVGRLVLRTPAGKPRAHIFFTYYRKDGEDAANRPITYSYNGGPGSASIWLHMGLMGPKRVQMAADGFQPAPPYTLVANESSPLDVTDIVMIDPVQTGYSRAAAGEEMRPFLGARGDVQSVAEFIRVFTTTFNRWPSPKYLLGESYGTMRSAGVAAELQRVHGMELNGIVLVSSILDYQTKGYVPGNDYPYANFLPSFTASAWYHRKLPADLQAMTLERAVAESRAFAFGEYLTALAKGTRLQGAERAAIVQKVARFSGLSPEFIERANLRVTDPRFRKELLRDKGVHIGRLDGRYTGVDADAAGEVQEFDPSNHALSGPYTALFLDYLRRELRWESELPYYTSGQVQPWDYAPYTNRYLNMVEDLRSAMARNPFLEVMVANGYYDFATPFGATEYTFDHLGNDRSYHDRVTLKYYEAGHMMYIHPALLAQLKRDIASFIQSTKGGR, encoded by the coding sequence GTGGAGACGTCGCACGTGGCACGCATCGGCGGCATCGAGATCCGCTACACCGCCACCGTGGGGCGCCTGGTGCTGCGCACGCCGGCGGGGAAGCCGCGCGCCCACATCTTCTTCACCTACTACCGCAAGGACGGCGAGGACGCCGCCAACCGCCCCATCACCTACTCGTACAACGGCGGCCCCGGCTCGGCGTCCATCTGGCTGCACATGGGGCTCATGGGCCCCAAGCGCGTGCAGATGGCCGCCGACGGCTTCCAGCCGGCGCCCCCCTACACGCTGGTGGCCAACGAGAGCTCGCCGCTCGACGTGACCGACATCGTCATGATCGATCCGGTGCAGACCGGCTACTCCCGCGCCGCTGCCGGCGAGGAGATGCGCCCCTTCCTGGGCGCGCGCGGCGACGTGCAGTCGGTGGCGGAATTCATTCGCGTCTTCACCACCACCTTCAATCGCTGGCCCTCGCCCAAGTACCTCCTGGGTGAGTCGTACGGCACCATGCGCTCGGCCGGCGTGGCCGCGGAGCTGCAACGCGTGCATGGGATGGAGCTGAACGGGATCGTCCTGGTCTCCTCCATCCTCGACTACCAGACCAAGGGATACGTCCCGGGGAACGACTACCCCTACGCCAACTTCCTCCCGTCGTTCACGGCGTCGGCCTGGTACCACCGCAAGCTCCCCGCCGACCTGCAAGCCATGACGCTCGAGCGCGCCGTCGCCGAGTCGCGCGCCTTCGCCTTCGGCGAGTACCTGACGGCGCTGGCGAAGGGGACGCGGCTGCAAGGCGCCGAGCGCGCCGCCATCGTACAGAAGGTGGCGCGCTTCTCCGGGCTCTCTCCCGAGTTCATCGAGCGGGCCAACCTGCGCGTGACCGACCCACGCTTCCGCAAGGAGTTGCTGCGCGACAAGGGGGTGCACATCGGGCGCCTGGACGGGCGCTACACCGGCGTCGATGCCGATGCCGCCGGCGAGGTACAGGAGTTCGACCCCTCCAACCACGCCCTGTCGGGGCCGTACACCGCGCTCTTCCTCGATTACCTGCGCCGCGAGCTGCGCTGGGAGTCGGAGCTGCCGTACTACACCAGCGGCCAGGTGCAACCGTGGGACTACGCGCCATACACCAACCGGTACCTCAACATGGTCGAGGACCTGCGCTCGGCGATGGCGCGCAACCCCTTCCTCGAGGTGATGGTGGCCAACGGCTATTACGACTTCGCCACGCCGTTCGGCGCCACCGAGTACACCTTCGATCACCTGGGCAACGATCGCTCGTACCACGACCGGGTGACGCTGAAGTACTACGAGGCGGGGCACATGATGTACATCCACCCGGCGCTGTTGGCGCAGCTCAAGCGCGACATCGCCAGCTTCATCCAGTCGACGAAGGGAGGGCGGTAA
- a CDS encoding tryptophan--tRNA ligase: protein MPSLPGVRSDDVVLTGDRPTGRLHLGHLAGSLRSRVALQSAGVTQTLLIADLQALTDNVARAAHVASYVEEVALDYLAAGIDPARTTIAVQSGLPALAELTVLYLNLVTVARLERNPTVRTEIALRGFDTGGGGAGSGRAIPAGFLSYPVSQAADITGFRATLVPVGADQLPMLEITNEIVHRVNAVAGATVLPEGRALLSTTPRLPGVDGRKASKSLGNAIGLTASADEIRRCVRAMYTDPGHVRVSDPGRVEGNVVFAYLQAFDPDRDAVDELAARYRRGGLGDVAIKQRLTDVLEALVAPMRARRAEYEDAREGVRALLDEGTARSRTVTEAVLDDVRGAFGLTRRSRLRSHAASG, encoded by the coding sequence ATACCTTCTCTCCCCGGCGTCCGATCCGATGATGTCGTTCTCACCGGCGATCGGCCGACGGGGCGGCTCCACCTCGGGCACCTGGCCGGCTCGCTGCGCTCGCGCGTCGCCCTGCAATCGGCCGGTGTCACGCAGACGCTCCTCATCGCCGACCTGCAGGCGCTGACCGACAACGTGGCCCGCGCCGCGCACGTTGCCTCGTACGTCGAAGAGGTCGCGCTCGACTACCTGGCGGCCGGCATCGATCCGGCGCGCACCACCATCGCCGTGCAGTCGGGGCTCCCCGCGCTCGCCGAACTGACGGTGCTCTACCTGAACCTCGTCACGGTCGCGCGCCTGGAGCGCAATCCGACGGTACGGACCGAGATCGCGCTCCGTGGTTTCGACACGGGTGGCGGCGGTGCCGGGTCAGGGCGCGCGATCCCCGCGGGCTTCCTCTCCTACCCGGTGAGCCAGGCGGCCGACATCACGGGCTTCCGCGCGACGCTCGTCCCCGTGGGTGCCGACCAGCTGCCGATGCTCGAGATAACAAACGAGATCGTGCATCGCGTCAACGCGGTCGCGGGAGCGACGGTGCTCCCCGAGGGACGCGCGCTCCTGTCCACCACGCCGCGCCTCCCCGGCGTCGACGGGCGCAAGGCGAGCAAGTCGCTGGGAAACGCGATCGGCCTCACGGCGAGCGCCGACGAGATCCGGCGATGCGTGCGCGCGATGTACACGGACCCGGGGCATGTGCGCGTAAGCGATCCCGGGCGCGTGGAGGGGAACGTCGTCTTCGCCTATCTCCAGGCCTTCGATCCGGACCGGGATGCCGTCGACGAGTTGGCGGCACGGTATCGTCGCGGCGGGCTCGGGGACGTGGCGATCAAGCAGCGCCTGACGGATGTGCTCGAGGCGCTGGTGGCGCCCATGCGCGCGCGGCGGGCGGAGTACGAGGACGCCCGGGAGGGCGTACGCGCGCTGCTGGACGAGGGGACGGCGCGCTCACGGACCGTCACCGAAGCGGTGCTCGACGACGTGAGGGGGGCGTTCGGCCTCACTCGGCGCAGTCGACTGCGGTCGCACGCCGCCTCTGGCTGA